One part of the Mariniflexile litorale genome encodes these proteins:
- a CDS encoding glycoside hydrolase family 2 TIM barrel-domain containing protein, translated as MKNILYIIGFLIASLSIKAQNKEPFWLNEKINEENREPMHASYYVYQNETLAEKGDWKGSNNYLDLNGVWKFKYVDSPSELPNGFEHITFDDHTWDDFKIPANWDVNGYGYPVYTNTTYDFKNLIEVNPPLVPTTYNPVGVYRRVIRMDENWKDKEVFLHVGAAKSNLTVWVNGMYVGYGEDGKLPQEFKLNKFLKIGENTIVLKVMKWSDGSYLECQDFWRMSGITRDTYLYARNKSHLIDFEITPNLDVTYTNGSLKISTEFSDFRKKDGYTLVVQLKDNRTLITSKTIQLEETTKKSTFDFEVKNPKKWSAEIPNLYKVLFILKDKKGNTVEVISQNVGFRKVEIKGGQLLVNGQPIYIKGVNRHETDPTTGQTVSKERMEQDIKVLKQFNINAVRMSHYPNDEYFYELCNIYGIYVVDEANLESHGMGYDITKTLGNKPNWELAHLQRMKRMVERDKNNPSIIIWSMGNEAGNGYNFYRGYLWMKERDPSRPIQYERATAAGWEGKTLKFDWNSDIIDPMYSSPTGMEEYIEANPNPDRPFIQCEYAHAMGNSMGNFKEYWDVIRAHKNFQGGFIWDMIDQSVYKIREDGVKIFAYGGDFGPQDVPSDNNFLNNGVFNPEREPNPHAYEVKSVQQDIHTSWESKDAIRIQVFNEFFFKSLRNVSLYWTLVLDGVEDEAGIITDLKMDPQQAETYALPIHLEGKIYTEAYVNISYILKQEEPFLPKGFEIATEQLHLKGVWKNNRMLESGIAMTVTNEKESIVFKSDKAELSFNKKTGFMNRYTFKDTPVLKEGYHLKPNFWRAPTDNDMGAQFQKKLLPWKQAVENPVLISFDYQKNKNNTITATAIYYLPKVFSELIINYEFNSAGVLEVQQKLNIDKSKETPLLPRFGMEMILPKSFSEISYYGKGPYENYNDRNYSAKVGVYKQTVSEQYFPYIRPQETGNKTDVRWLDVSNTKVNLRVESDNLFSMTALNYLTEDLDDGLEKDQRNSADLKERDLTSLKLDGKQMGLGSIDSWGAWPMEKYLLRAKVYEYQFKIRPSLKN; from the coding sequence ATGAAAAACATACTGTACATAATAGGATTTTTAATAGCTTCATTGTCCATCAAGGCTCAAAATAAAGAGCCTTTTTGGTTAAATGAGAAAATTAATGAAGAAAACAGGGAGCCTATGCATGCTTCATATTATGTATATCAAAATGAAACATTAGCTGAAAAAGGCGATTGGAAAGGATCTAATAACTATTTGGATTTAAATGGTGTTTGGAAATTCAAGTATGTTGATAGTCCTTCGGAATTACCTAACGGATTTGAACATATAACTTTTGATGATCATACTTGGGATGATTTTAAAATTCCTGCAAATTGGGATGTAAATGGGTATGGTTATCCGGTGTATACAAATACAACCTACGATTTTAAAAATTTAATAGAAGTAAATCCTCCTTTGGTGCCTACTACATATAACCCAGTTGGTGTATATAGAAGAGTCATTCGTATGGATGAAAATTGGAAAGATAAAGAGGTGTTTCTTCATGTTGGTGCTGCAAAATCGAATTTAACCGTTTGGGTTAACGGGATGTATGTTGGTTATGGTGAAGATGGAAAATTACCCCAAGAATTCAAACTGAATAAGTTTCTGAAAATTGGAGAAAATACAATCGTATTAAAAGTCATGAAATGGAGTGATGGCTCTTACTTAGAGTGTCAGGATTTTTGGAGAATGAGCGGTATTACGAGAGACACCTATTTGTATGCTCGAAATAAATCACATCTAATAGATTTTGAAATCACACCAAATTTAGATGTTACGTATACAAATGGAAGTTTAAAAATTTCAACGGAGTTTTCAGATTTTAGAAAAAAAGACGGATATACTTTAGTCGTTCAGTTAAAAGACAATCGAACGTTAATAACTTCAAAAACCATTCAACTTGAAGAGACAACCAAAAAATCAACTTTTGATTTTGAAGTAAAAAATCCTAAAAAATGGAGTGCAGAAATTCCAAACTTATACAAAGTACTTTTTATTTTAAAAGATAAAAAAGGAAATACAGTTGAGGTTATTTCTCAAAATGTAGGATTTAGAAAAGTGGAAATTAAAGGCGGTCAATTACTGGTTAATGGGCAACCTATCTACATAAAAGGCGTAAATCGTCATGAAACGGACCCTACAACTGGGCAAACAGTTTCCAAAGAACGTATGGAGCAAGATATTAAGGTTTTAAAACAATTTAATATCAATGCGGTTCGAATGTCGCACTACCCTAATGATGAATATTTTTACGAGCTATGTAATATCTATGGAATTTATGTAGTAGATGAAGCCAATTTAGAATCGCATGGCATGGGTTATGACATTACTAAAACATTAGGTAACAAACCTAATTGGGAGTTAGCACATTTACAACGTATGAAACGAATGGTTGAACGGGATAAAAATAATCCTTCCATTATTATTTGGAGTATGGGTAATGAAGCTGGTAACGGTTATAATTTCTATCGTGGTTATCTTTGGATGAAAGAACGCGATCCATCTAGACCTATTCAATATGAAAGAGCAACTGCTGCTGGTTGGGAAGGAAAAACACTAAAATTTGATTGGAATTCAGATATTATAGATCCCATGTATAGTTCACCGACAGGAATGGAAGAATATATAGAAGCAAACCCTAATCCTGATCGTCCTTTTATCCAATGTGAATATGCACATGCCATGGGGAATTCTATGGGGAATTTTAAAGAGTATTGGGATGTAATTAGAGCTCATAAAAATTTTCAAGGTGGTTTTATTTGGGATATGATAGACCAATCGGTTTATAAAATTAGAGAAGATGGTGTCAAAATTTTTGCTTATGGTGGTGATTTCGGACCTCAAGATGTGCCAAGTGATAATAATTTTTTAAATAATGGGGTCTTTAACCCTGAAAGGGAACCAAATCCGCACGCTTATGAAGTTAAAAGTGTGCAGCAGGACATTCATACCTCCTGGGAAAGTAAAGATGCGATACGGATACAGGTTTTTAATGAGTTTTTCTTCAAAAGCTTACGTAATGTGAGTTTGTATTGGACATTGGTTTTAGATGGTGTGGAAGATGAAGCAGGAATAATTACGGATTTAAAAATGGATCCGCAACAAGCAGAAACGTATGCTTTGCCTATTCATTTAGAAGGAAAAATATATACAGAAGCTTATGTTAACATTAGTTACATTTTAAAACAAGAAGAACCATTTTTGCCTAAAGGTTTTGAAATTGCAACAGAACAACTTCACTTAAAAGGTGTTTGGAAAAACAATAGAATGTTGGAGAGTGGGATAGCAATGACGGTTACAAATGAGAAGGAATCGATTGTTTTTAAAAGTGACAAAGCAGAATTGTCTTTTAATAAGAAAACAGGTTTTATGAATAGGTATACATTTAAGGATACTCCTGTTTTAAAAGAGGGATATCATTTAAAACCTAATTTCTGGAGAGCTCCAACGGATAATGATATGGGGGCACAATTTCAGAAAAAATTATTGCCATGGAAACAAGCTGTAGAAAACCCGGTTTTAATAAGTTTTGACTATCAAAAAAATAAGAATAATACAATAACAGCAACAGCTATTTATTATCTACCCAAAGTCTTTTCGGAATTAATTATTAATTATGAATTTAATAGTGCAGGCGTTTTAGAAGTGCAACAAAAATTAAATATAGATAAAAGCAAAGAAACACCATTGTTGCCACGTTTCGGAATGGAAATGATACTTCCTAAATCGTTTAGTGAGATTTCATACTACGGAAAAGGACCTTACGAAAACTATAATGATAGAAATTACAGCGCAAAGGTTGGTGTTTATAAACAAACAGTTTCAGAACAATATTTTCCATATATCCGTCCGCAAGAAACAGGTAATAAAACAGATGTGAGATGGCTTGATGTGTCGAATACAAAGGTGAATTTACGTGTAGAATCTGATAATTTATTTAGTATGACAGCCTTGAATTATCTGACAGAAGATTTAGACGATGGTTTAGAGAAAGACCAAAGAAATTCAGCCGATTTAAAAGAGCGAGATCTAACTAGTTTAAAATTAGACGGTAAACAAATGGGATTGGGAAGTATTGATAGTTGGGGTGCTTGGCCAATGGAAAAATACTTATTAAGAGCGAAGGTTTATGAGTATCAATTTAAAATAAGACCGAGTTTAAAAAATTAG
- a CDS encoding putative glycoside hydrolase has translation MKLTTLLLFVLALNIFSCANTESKKIDDNESEIEKTETPFEFGVWITADAKRTDDDYAQEFQKYKNAGIDEILINTNTDPALLKRLVPVATKNGLKVHAWIMAMNRPGDTIALKHPEWYVVSKEGKSSFDTRPYVDYYQWLCPTREASRNHVLSLVEGLAKVDGIESVHLDYIRFSDIFLPIGLLPKYNLVQDTELPEYDFCYCDACISAFEKIHHKNPKESHNTSIDMEWKNFRLNAIKAVVDDAYNIVHKYNKNLTAAVFPYPEMADHMVRQRWDKWNIDEVYPMIYHGFYNEEVDWVGYATKQGVTDLEGKKTKINTGVYLPAFKSEDELKQAILLAKENGAKGVTFFDGPALTEGHLNAIKEMKAKLK, from the coding sequence ATGAAATTAACGACATTATTACTTTTTGTATTGGCACTAAACATCTTTTCATGTGCAAATACTGAATCAAAAAAAATAGATGATAATGAGTCTGAAATCGAAAAAACGGAAACACCTTTTGAATTTGGAGTTTGGATTACAGCAGACGCTAAAAGAACAGATGACGATTATGCACAAGAATTTCAAAAATACAAAAATGCAGGTATTGATGAGATTTTAATAAACACAAATACAGATCCAGCACTTTTAAAACGTTTAGTACCGGTAGCTACTAAAAATGGTTTAAAAGTACATGCATGGATTATGGCTATGAACCGACCAGGCGATACCATAGCATTAAAACATCCAGAATGGTACGTTGTTAGTAAGGAAGGAAAATCATCTTTTGATACACGTCCTTATGTAGATTATTACCAATGGCTATGTCCAACAAGAGAAGCTTCCAGAAATCATGTACTAAGCTTGGTTGAAGGGTTGGCAAAGGTGGACGGCATTGAAAGTGTACATTTAGACTACATTCGTTTTAGCGATATCTTCTTACCTATAGGGTTACTTCCCAAATATAATTTAGTTCAGGATACCGAATTACCAGAATACGATTTTTGCTATTGTGATGCATGTATTAGTGCGTTCGAAAAAATACATCATAAAAATCCAAAAGAAAGTCATAATACATCCATTGATATGGAATGGAAAAATTTTAGATTAAATGCAATCAAAGCGGTAGTAGATGATGCTTACAATATAGTACATAAATATAATAAAAATTTAACAGCTGCTGTATTTCCTTATCCAGAAATGGCAGATCATATGGTACGTCAACGTTGGGATAAATGGAATATTGATGAGGTATATCCAATGATTTATCACGGTTTTTATAATGAAGAAGTTGACTGGGTGGGGTATGCTACTAAGCAAGGAGTAACAGACCTAGAAGGAAAAAAAACAAAAATAAATACAGGTGTTTATTTGCCAGCTTTTAAATCGGAAGACGAATTAAAACAAGCTATTTTATTAGCGAAAGAAAACGGAGCCAAAGGGGTTACTTTTTTTGATGGACCAGCTTTAACAGAGGGACACTTAAACGCTATCAAAGAAATGAAAGCTAAACTAAAATAA
- a CDS encoding sodium:solute symporter family protein yields the protein MNIIDLSIIIFYILLTVGVGIWISKKASKGLDEYFLGGKSIKWYYLGLSNGSGMFDISGTSWMVGILFLYGVKSFLFMWLWPIWNQIFIMMFLAVWIRRSQVMTGSEWILTRFGNDRAGKASHIIVAIFAIISAIGFIAYFFEGIGKFMTVILPWDLTLNLGQSTLLNSEHSYALIIILLTTIYTVKGGMFSVVATEVLQYGIMVIAGVLVAGYTLIYYTDIQITSVISEEWKNIFFGWELDTHWSSKYQAFNNLIDSEGYKMFGALVGMSLFKGFFASIAGPTPSYDLQRILSTKSVKEAAYMSGFTNLILFIPRYLLIGGIVVIALVTLAPQMSENPALTGKDLEILLPTVINFHVPVGIKGLLLAGLLAAFMSTFSAFVNAGPAYIVNDIYKKYFKPEATSEHYIKISHIASFVIVGLGVFMGFYADSINSLTLWITSSLFGGYVAANFLKWVWWRFNGWGYFWGMFAGLVVASLQFVLDQNKGSFEVGTWLYRLSELQAIYLFPIIFSFSVLGSILGTFLTRPTDIFVLKDFYKNVRPWGFWKPVYKALKSEDASFSANKDFGKDMLNCAIGIVWQSSMIVLPIFLLIRDYPKMIISLIVFLITSAILKYTWLDVVRKLPD from the coding sequence ATGAATATTATTGATTTAAGTATTATTATATTTTACATACTATTAACCGTAGGTGTTGGTATTTGGATTTCTAAAAAAGCATCAAAAGGACTCGATGAATATTTTCTAGGAGGTAAATCTATTAAATGGTATTATTTAGGCTTAAGTAATGGCTCAGGAATGTTTGATATTTCTGGAACATCGTGGATGGTTGGTATTTTATTTTTGTATGGTGTAAAAAGCTTTCTGTTTATGTGGCTTTGGCCTATTTGGAATCAAATATTCATTATGATGTTCTTAGCGGTTTGGATTCGAAGATCTCAAGTAATGACAGGGTCTGAATGGATTCTAACACGCTTTGGAAATGATAGGGCAGGTAAAGCTTCTCATATTATAGTAGCCATTTTTGCTATCATTTCAGCCATAGGATTCATTGCATACTTTTTTGAAGGTATTGGTAAATTTATGACTGTTATTTTACCTTGGGATTTAACGCTTAATTTAGGACAAAGCACTTTACTTAATTCAGAACATTCATATGCGTTGATTATTATCTTATTAACTACTATTTATACGGTTAAAGGCGGTATGTTTTCTGTGGTAGCTACCGAAGTCTTACAATACGGTATCATGGTTATTGCAGGGGTGTTAGTGGCAGGATACACCCTTATTTATTATACAGATATCCAAATTACATCAGTAATTTCAGAAGAATGGAAAAATATATTTTTCGGGTGGGAATTAGATACCCATTGGAGTTCTAAATATCAGGCTTTTAATAATTTAATAGACTCTGAAGGCTACAAAATGTTTGGAGCTTTAGTAGGCATGTCTTTATTTAAAGGTTTTTTTGCGAGTATTGCAGGACCCACACCAAGTTATGATTTGCAACGAATTCTTTCAACAAAATCGGTTAAGGAAGCAGCATATATGAGTGGATTTACAAATCTCATTTTATTTATTCCAAGGTATTTACTAATTGGCGGTATTGTGGTTATTGCATTGGTAACTCTGGCACCTCAAATGAGTGAAAATCCAGCATTAACAGGCAAGGATTTAGAAATATTACTTCCTACGGTTATTAATTTTCATGTACCTGTAGGTATAAAAGGCTTGTTGTTAGCAGGCTTATTGGCTGCATTCATGTCTACATTTTCGGCGTTTGTAAATGCGGGACCAGCTTATATAGTAAATGACATTTATAAAAAATATTTTAAACCAGAAGCGACAAGTGAACATTACATAAAAATAAGTCATATAGCATCTTTTGTTATCGTTGGATTAGGTGTTTTTATGGGTTTTTATGCAGATTCCATTAACTCACTAACACTTTGGATTACGAGTTCCTTATTTGGAGGCTATGTAGCAGCAAATTTTTTAAAGTGGGTTTGGTGGCGTTTTAATGGTTGGGGTTATTTCTGGGGAATGTTTGCAGGACTAGTAGTTGCTTCATTACAATTTGTATTAGATCAAAATAAAGGAAGTTTTGAAGTAGGTACGTGGTTGTATCGCCTATCAGAGTTACAAGCCATATATTTGTTTCCTATAATATTTTCATTTTCTGTTTTAGGTAGTATTTTAGGTACATTTTTAACCAGACCAACAGATATTTTTGTTTTAAAAGATTTTTACAAAAATGTAAGGCCTTGGGGGTTTTGGAAACCTGTTTACAAAGCATTAAAAAGTGAAGATGCTTCTTTTAGTGCAAATAAAGATTTTGGAAAAGATATGTTAAATTGTGCAATAGGCATTGTGTGGCAGTCTAGCATGATTGTTTTGCCTATATTTCTTTTAATTAGAGATTATCCAAAAATGATCATTTCTTTAATTGTCTTTTTAATAACATCGGCTATATTAAAATACACATGGTTAGATGTTGTTAGAAAACTACCAGACTAA
- a CDS encoding glycoside hydrolase family 130 protein produces the protein MSNIPWQDKPENSKDVMWRYSENPIIDRYAIPSSNSVFNSAVVPYGDGFAGVFRCDNKAVQMNIFAGFSKDGIHWDINHEPIEMKAGNTEMIDSDYKYDPRVVFIEDRYWITWCNGYNGPTIGIGYTFDFKEFFQCENAFLPFNRNGVLFPQKINGKYAMLSRPSDNGHTPFGDIYISYSPDMKYWGEHRCVMKASHFEDSAWQCTKIGAGPIPILTDEGWLMLYHGVINTCNGFRYSMGAAILDTNEPDKVKYRTQPYLLAPAELYEQVGDVGNVVFPCAALHDTKEDRLAVYYGAADTVVAMAFGKLSEVIEFTKNNSL, from the coding sequence GTGAGTAATATTCCTTGGCAAGATAAACCAGAAAATAGCAAAGACGTCATGTGGCGTTATTCTGAAAATCCTATTATTGATAGATATGCTATCCCATCGTCTAATAGTGTTTTTAATAGTGCTGTAGTACCTTATGGGGATGGTTTTGCAGGTGTTTTTAGATGTGATAATAAAGCAGTGCAGATGAATATTTTTGCAGGCTTTAGTAAAGACGGTATTCATTGGGACATCAATCATGAGCCTATTGAAATGAAAGCTGGTAATACAGAAATGATTGATTCAGATTATAAATACGATCCGCGTGTTGTTTTTATAGAAGATCGTTATTGGATTACTTGGTGTAATGGTTACAATGGACCAACCATTGGCATTGGTTATACGTTTGATTTTAAAGAGTTCTTTCAATGTGAAAATGCTTTTTTACCTTTCAACAGAAACGGTGTGTTGTTTCCTCAGAAAATAAATGGTAAGTATGCGATGTTAAGTCGTCCAAGTGATAATGGGCATACACCTTTTGGTGATATTTACATAAGTTACAGTCCAGACATGAAATATTGGGGAGAACATAGATGTGTTATGAAGGCATCTCATTTTGAAGATAGCGCTTGGCAATGCACTAAAATAGGAGCAGGGCCCATTCCAATTCTAACAGATGAAGGTTGGCTTATGTTATATCATGGGGTAATTAATACCTGTAATGGTTTCCGTTACTCTATGGGAGCAGCTATTTTAGATACTAATGAACCCGATAAAGTAAAATATAGAACACAACCTTATTTATTAGCGCCTGCAGAACTTTACGAACAAGTTGGCGATGTTGGTAATGTGGTATTCCCATGTGCAGCATTGCATGATACTAAAGAGGATAGATTGGCCGTTTATTATGGAGCTGCCGATACGGTGGTGGCTATGGCTTTTGGGAAGTTAAGTGAGGTTATTGAGTTTACTAAAAATAATAGTTTATAA
- a CDS encoding N(4)-(beta-N-acetylglucosaminyl)-L-asparaginase, translated as MSNRRNFIKTTALGTLGISTIVGCKEIAESETTTAVTDKTQKKPLIISTWNHGLPANEETWKQIKNGKPTLDAIESGMNIPEGDPNIRSVGYGGYPDREGKVTLDACIMDHNSDCGSVSFLEGIKHPISVAKRVLQNTPHVMLSGEGAFQFALEEGFKEENLLTPESEKDWKKWLEASKYKPVINIENHDTISMLVLDEAGNISGGCTTSGAAWKMHGRVGDSPIIGAGLFLDNEVGAAAATGLGEAVIRTAGSAMVVELMRQGKSPDEACKEIVERIYDKHKNHKDMEYLQVGFIAINKNGEYGGYSLRSGFNYAVYDEDKGNRMEDAQFKMTWDN; from the coding sequence ATGTCAAATAGAAGAAATTTTATAAAAACAACAGCCTTAGGAACTCTAGGAATAAGTACGATTGTAGGTTGTAAAGAAATAGCTGAAAGTGAAACAACGACAGCAGTTACAGATAAAACTCAAAAAAAACCATTGATTATTTCCACATGGAATCATGGTTTGCCTGCTAATGAAGAAACATGGAAACAAATAAAAAATGGAAAACCAACCTTAGATGCTATTGAGTCTGGTATGAACATTCCAGAAGGCGACCCCAATATAAGAAGTGTCGGTTATGGTGGTTATCCAGATCGAGAAGGTAAAGTTACTTTAGACGCCTGTATAATGGATCATAACAGTGATTGCGGATCGGTTAGTTTTTTAGAAGGTATTAAGCACCCTATTTCTGTAGCAAAAAGAGTTTTACAAAATACGCCACATGTTATGTTGTCTGGTGAAGGAGCATTTCAATTTGCTTTAGAAGAAGGTTTTAAAGAAGAAAATTTACTCACACCAGAGTCCGAAAAAGACTGGAAAAAATGGTTAGAAGCATCTAAATATAAACCTGTAATAAATATTGAAAATCACGATACCATCAGTATGTTAGTTCTTGATGAAGCAGGTAATATTTCGGGTGGTTGTACCACCAGTGGTGCCGCTTGGAAAATGCATGGCCGCGTAGGAGATTCTCCAATAATAGGTGCTGGTTTATTTCTAGATAATGAGGTGGGAGCGGCAGCAGCAACAGGCTTAGGAGAAGCAGTTATTAGAACGGCTGGTAGTGCGATGGTGGTTGAATTGATGCGTCAAGGAAAAAGTCCAGATGAAGCTTGTAAAGAAATTGTAGAACGTATTTATGATAAACATAAAAACCATAAAGATATGGAGTATTTGCAAGTTGGTTTTATTGCCATTAACAAAAATGGTGAATATGGCGGATACAGTTTAAGATCAGGGTTTAACTATGCCGTTTACGATGAAGATAAAGGCAATAGAATGGAAGATGCTCAATTCAAAATGACTTGGGATAATTAA
- a CDS encoding carbohydrate-binding family 9-like protein — protein MKSRFRSLLLVTISCFSILGCAQSNKKITPKTFVAYKTLEKIVIDGDGSDTSWGKAEWSDVFMDIEGVIKPKYKTQVKMLWDDNYYYILAKLEEPHVWASLKQRDTIIFYNNDFEVFIDPDNDTQNYYELEINALNTVWDLFINKPYREEGNVVLNDWTLTGLKSAVKINGTINNPLDIDTGWVLEMAIPWTAYKTSYYHENVPKDDFWRVNFSRVNWQHTVTNGKYQLKKDTNGKFLPEYNWVWSPMGVVNMHEPEKWGYVYFSSNEIGVKDTFSIPQEEIAKWELYSLYRAQKDYYKTHKSWATSLDSISKEEIIINDKTLSPILENHASGFNLSVKSPFSNKILIIKEDGKIISK, from the coding sequence ATGAAAAGTAGGTTTAGATCCTTATTGTTAGTAACAATCAGTTGTTTTTCTATTTTAGGATGTGCGCAATCAAATAAAAAAATCACACCCAAAACATTTGTAGCATATAAAACATTAGAGAAAATTGTTATTGATGGTGATGGATCTGATACTTCTTGGGGTAAGGCAGAATGGTCAGATGTTTTTATGGATATAGAAGGTGTCATTAAGCCTAAATATAAGACACAAGTTAAAATGCTTTGGGATGATAATTACTACTATATTCTCGCTAAGCTTGAAGAACCTCATGTATGGGCAAGCTTAAAACAGCGAGATACCATTATTTTTTATAATAATGATTTTGAGGTTTTTATAGATCCCGATAACGATACCCAGAACTATTATGAATTAGAAATAAATGCTTTAAATACCGTTTGGGATTTATTTATAAACAAACCGTATAGAGAAGAAGGAAATGTGGTTTTAAACGACTGGACGCTTACAGGTTTAAAATCGGCGGTTAAAATCAATGGAACAATAAATAACCCGCTAGATATTGATACAGGCTGGGTTTTAGAAATGGCCATTCCATGGACCGCTTACAAAACCTCTTATTATCATGAGAATGTTCCTAAAGATGATTTTTGGAGAGTGAATTTTTCACGTGTGAATTGGCAACATACGGTTACTAATGGAAAGTATCAACTTAAAAAAGATACCAACGGAAAATTTCTTCCAGAATACAACTGGGTTTGGTCACCTATGGGGGTTGTAAATATGCACGAACCAGAAAAATGGGGCTATGTTTATTTTTCTTCTAATGAAATTGGTGTTAAGGATACGTTTTCAATACCTCAAGAAGAAATTGCAAAATGGGAATTATACAGCTTGTACAGAGCCCAAAAAGACTATTATAAAACCCATAAGTCTTGGGCAACAAGTTTAGATAGTATTTCTAAAGAAGAGATTATTATTAATGATAAAACCCTTAGTCCGATATTAGAAAATCATGCATCTGGGTTTAATCTTTCAGTAAAAAGTCCTTTCTCAAATAAGATTTTGATTATTAAAGAGGATGGAAAAATTATATCAAAATAA